The window ACGTCGAGACGCGGAACTTCGTCGAGGCGAGCACCTCCGTATTCCTGAACGGTACTCCCGTTTCGCTCTCCAGCTCGGTGCGCGGCGAAAGCCCGGCGGGGCTTTACGAGTACGTTCTGAAGGTCCGCGGTCGGGTCCGTGGTGAGGCCCTGGACGGCACTGCGGAGCAGCGTGCGGCTTTGACCGCGCTGACCTACAGGTTGGAGGGGGATGAGAGTCCGACGCGGCTGAAATTTGGCGGCGACGGAGTTCCCCTGAGCGCTATGAAAAGAGAAGCGGGGGGCGGCAGCGGGTGCGACTCGGGGGTGGGCGTCTTTGCCCTGATGCTCGCGGTGTTTCTCGCACGGCACCGTCTCGGGCGGTCCTCATGAGTTGGAAGATCGCGCCCGCAATCGCCGATATTTTACGTCGGGGAGGCGATGGCGAGGGATTGAATCACGATCAGGCGGTCGCGCTCCTCTCCCTTCCTCTCGGATCGCGGGAGGTCGCCGCCCTCATGCAGGCGGCCGATGCGCTCTCGCGGACACAGTTCGGGGAGAAGGCGGAGAACCACTTCCATATCGGAGTGAACGTGGCGCCCTGTCCCCTGAACTGCCAGTTCTGCTCCCTGACGAAGAAGGCCGGGATATTCAGGGAGGCCGTGGAGTTCTCCGACACGCAGGTCCTGGAGTGGGCCCGTTATGGAGAGACGTTTGGGGCCGATGCGCTGAACATCATGACCACGGGGGACTTCTCCTTCGAGCGCCTTCTGGAGATCGGCCGTCTTCTGAAGAGGAGCGTGTCCGTTCCCCTGGTCGCGAACACCCGGGATATCAGCCACGCCGAGGGAGAGGCCCTGCTGGAGGCCGGGTTCGTCGGTGCCTATCACGCCGTCCGGCTCGGCGAGGGGCGCGTGACGCCCCTGGACCCCAAGCGCCGCATCCAGACCATCCGGGTCCTGAAGGACGTGGGGCTGAAGTGGCTGAACTGCATCGAGCCCGTCGGTCCGGAGCACTCCGCGGAGGAGATCGCGGACCTGATGCTCCTGGCCCGGGAGCATGGGGCGACCTTCAGCGGCGTGATGCGGCGCGTCAACTTTCCGGGGTCCCCGATGGAACCCTACGGAATGATCAGCGAACGCGAGATGGCCCGTATGGTGGCGGTCTCCCGTCTGGTGATGGGGACGATTCCGAAGGCGCACTGCACCCACGAGCCCAACGCGATCTCCCTCGCGGCAGGCGCCAACCTCTTTTTCCCGGAGGTGGGGTCGAGCCCCAGGGACGGGGAGGCGGACACGGGCAAGGGGCGGGGTAGCTCCGGCGAACGCTGTAAGGCCATGCAGCGGGAGATGGGGTGGAACCCGGATCTGCCGTCGAACTGTTTTAGCAGGCAGCCATCTTCCACA of the Fretibacterium sp. OH1220_COT-178 genome contains:
- a CDS encoding radical SAM protein, with the protein product MNHDQAVALLSLPLGSREVAALMQAADALSRTQFGEKAENHFHIGVNVAPCPLNCQFCSLTKKAGIFREAVEFSDTQVLEWARYGETFGADALNIMTTGDFSFERLLEIGRLLKRSVSVPLVANTRDISHAEGEALLEAGFVGAYHAVRLGEGRVTPLDPKRRIQTIRVLKDVGLKWLNCIEPVGPEHSAEEIADLMLLAREHGATFSGVMRRVNFPGSPMEPYGMISEREMARMVAVSRLVMGTIPKAHCTHEPNAISLAAGANLFFPEVGSSPRDGEADTGKGRGSSGERCKAMQREMGWNPDLPSNCFSRQPSSTRL